Proteins co-encoded in one Cytophaga hutchinsonii ATCC 33406 genomic window:
- a CDS encoding aconitate hydratase: MAFDLEMIKKVYSLMPQRIEAAKKLIGKPLTLTEKILYSHLDEGTATKVYERGVSYVDFNPDRVAMQDATAQMALLQFMQAGRPKVAVPSTVHCDHLITAKEGATKDLPFANKESKEVFDFLGSVSNKYGIGFWKPGAGIIHQVVLENYAFPGGMMIGTDSHTVNAGGLGMLAIGVGGADACDVMAGLPWELKFPKLIGVKLTGKLNGWTAPKDVILKVAGILTVKGGTGAIVEYFGEGATSMSCTGKGTICNMGAEIGATTSTFGYDESMERYLRATGRADVADLANGIKQHLNADPEVYASPEKYFDQVIEINLSELEPHLNGPFTPDLATPVSKMKEEAEKNGWPLKVEWGLIGSCTNSSYEDLSRAASIAKQAIAKGLVTKAEFGINPGSEQVRYTADRDGLLGTFTDLNAKIFTNACGPCIGMWDRVGAEKKEKNTIVHSFNRNFAKRADGNPNTFAFVASPEMVAAIAIAGDLSFNPITDSLINDKGEKVKLDPPFGDELPTKGFAVEDAGFQAPAADGSAVQVAVSPTSDRLQLLDPFSAWEGTDLKGLKLLIKAKGKCTTDHISMAGPWLKYRGHLDNISNNMLIGAVNFFNDKTDDVKNQLTGTYGPVPATQRAYKAQGIGSIVVGDENYGEGSSREHAAMEPRHLGVRAVLVKSFARIHETNLKKQGMLGLTFANKDDYNKIQEDDSIDILGLTTFAPNVPLTLVLNHKDGSKEEIKVNHSYNEQQIEWFKSGGALNIIRANVGA; this comes from the coding sequence ATGGCATTTGATTTGGAGATGATAAAAAAGGTCTATTCTCTTATGCCTCAAAGAATTGAGGCAGCAAAAAAGTTGATAGGCAAACCTTTAACGCTTACTGAAAAAATTCTTTATTCTCATTTGGATGAAGGTACAGCGACAAAGGTGTATGAAAGAGGTGTATCTTATGTTGATTTTAATCCGGATCGTGTTGCTATGCAGGATGCAACGGCCCAAATGGCGTTGTTACAATTTATGCAGGCAGGAAGACCGAAAGTTGCTGTACCATCTACCGTACACTGTGATCACTTGATTACTGCAAAAGAAGGAGCAACAAAGGATTTACCTTTTGCAAATAAAGAAAGTAAAGAAGTATTTGATTTTTTAGGTTCTGTTTCTAATAAATATGGTATTGGATTCTGGAAACCAGGTGCAGGTATTATCCACCAGGTAGTTTTAGAAAATTATGCATTCCCGGGTGGTATGATGATCGGTACAGATTCACATACTGTAAACGCAGGTGGTTTAGGTATGCTGGCAATCGGTGTTGGTGGTGCTGATGCATGCGACGTAATGGCTGGTCTTCCATGGGAACTTAAATTCCCTAAATTAATTGGTGTTAAATTAACCGGTAAATTGAATGGCTGGACAGCACCTAAAGACGTGATCTTAAAAGTAGCTGGTATCTTAACTGTAAAAGGTGGTACAGGTGCTATTGTAGAATACTTTGGCGAAGGCGCTACTTCTATGTCTTGTACGGGTAAAGGTACAATCTGTAACATGGGTGCTGAAATCGGTGCTACCACGTCAACATTTGGTTACGATGAATCTATGGAGCGTTACCTGCGTGCTACAGGCCGTGCAGATGTTGCAGATTTAGCTAACGGTATCAAACAGCATTTAAATGCAGATCCTGAAGTATACGCTTCTCCTGAAAAATATTTCGATCAGGTAATTGAAATTAATCTTTCTGAACTTGAGCCGCACTTGAACGGTCCGTTTACTCCGGATCTTGCTACTCCTGTTTCTAAAATGAAAGAAGAAGCAGAGAAAAACGGATGGCCGTTAAAAGTAGAGTGGGGCTTGATCGGTTCTTGTACAAACTCTTCTTACGAAGATTTATCAAGAGCTGCTTCTATCGCAAAACAAGCTATTGCTAAAGGTTTAGTGACAAAAGCTGAATTCGGTATCAACCCGGGTTCTGAACAGGTTCGTTATACGGCAGACAGAGATGGTTTGTTGGGTACGTTCACAGACCTGAATGCAAAAATATTTACAAATGCCTGCGGCCCATGTATCGGTATGTGGGACCGTGTAGGTGCGGAGAAAAAAGAGAAAAACACAATCGTTCACTCGTTTAACCGAAACTTCGCAAAACGTGCAGATGGTAACCCGAATACATTTGCATTTGTAGCGTCCCCTGAAATGGTTGCTGCTATTGCTATTGCAGGTGATCTTTCTTTCAATCCAATCACAGATTCATTGATCAACGATAAAGGAGAGAAAGTAAAATTAGACCCTCCATTCGGTGATGAACTTCCTACAAAAGGTTTTGCTGTTGAAGATGCAGGCTTCCAGGCTCCGGCTGCTGATGGCTCTGCCGTTCAGGTTGCTGTTTCTCCAACATCTGATCGTTTACAGTTATTAGATCCGTTTAGTGCCTGGGAAGGTACAGACCTTAAAGGCCTTAAATTATTGATCAAAGCAAAAGGTAAGTGTACAACCGATCATATTTCTATGGCTGGTCCATGGTTGAAATACAGAGGTCACTTAGATAATATTTCTAATAACATGTTGATCGGTGCCGTTAACTTCTTCAACGATAAAACGGATGATGTTAAAAACCAGTTAACAGGTACTTATGGTCCTGTACCTGCTACGCAGCGTGCTTACAAAGCTCAGGGAATCGGCTCTATCGTTGTAGGTGATGAAAACTACGGTGAAGGTTCTTCAAGAGAGCATGCTGCCATGGAACCTCGTCACTTAGGTGTTCGTGCGGTATTGGTTAAATCATTTGCACGTATCCATGAAACAAACCTTAAAAAACAAGGTATGCTTGGTTTAACGTTTGCAAACAAAGATGATTACAATAAGATTCAGGAAGACGATTCCATCGATATCTTAGGCTTAACAACTTTTGCGCCAAACGTTCCATTAACACTGGTGTTAAATCACAAAGACGGAAGTAAAGAAGAGATTAAAGTAAATCACAGCTACAACGAACAACAGATTGAGTGGTTCAAATCCGGTGGCGCTTTAAATATCATCAGAGCTAATGTTGGAGCTTAA